The Lonchura striata isolate bLonStr1 chromosome 6, bLonStr1.mat, whole genome shotgun sequence nucleotide sequence CTTGCCCATAGAGAAGAGGGAGGGCAGGCAGAGATCACGTGCTGAGCTCTACAGTGTGGAGAGGGAGTGCACCCATTCATCATCTCTCTGAGCCCTGTACCACTGCTTCTCAAAAGTGCAAGTCATCTCAGCCCCCCAGCACTCCTTCAGCCATGCTGGCAGGTTTCAGGCTTTTTCCTGGAGGAACAGAGCAGAATCCAGCAGCAAGTTTTCAATGGGGTAATTCAGATGAAGCAGGATTGCATTTTCAGGCAGAACCACATTTTCATGTAGAAAGACAAAACTGACTATCTGGGGCCCAGTGCAATCTCTCTGCTGTCTATTAGTCTGGGAACAGAGCAAAGCTACAAAAGCACAAATGCTGAAAGCAGTGAAGCAACCTGAGCCCAGTGAGTGCTGCTTGCTGCCATTATAAAAGTGCCACTTCCCATCACTTGGTTCTGTACCTTTTTATGCAAAAAGCACCACAGAATCAGCTTTTCATGAACATTCCACACTTCTTTATCGACATCATACAATGACACTTCTTTTCTATTTAGGCACAGTACTGAAGAGCAGTGTTTCTTGCAAACACATCATAAATATCACTGTGATTAATAACAGCAAGCAATGTGAGCCCCTCCTTAGAGAGCCTCTAAAAGCACATCTCTTCATCCGATTCTGGCTCATTTAGTGCAAATGcttcaaatattttaactttaaaaaaattttttttaatatttcaagtTTTAAAAGCAAGCTTTAGTTCCCTGAACACCCAGCCCACACTCACGCTACCTACAGTAAGCAGTCCCACATAGCTGGTACAATATTTCAGACAAATGCAATAGCTCAAAACAGTAAGGATTCACCAAGGAACAGTGAATCTGGCTTCCTTAGCAATCTGGCTCAAAGTCCTACATCATTAAACAAAATAATGCATGTCACCTGTTGTTTTACTTATTACCTAGTCAACAATCCTGAGTGTGGGTTTTAGTCATCACTGGCCTTTTAAGTTTTACCTGCACAGCAATAAAAGGCAACTCTCCCAGGTACAAGCAGAAAGTTCATCACCAATAAATTTTATCTTTCCAAAACTCTGGTAATGCAGACCTATTCCAGAGTTATCAGCTAGATTCACTTTATAGCTCAAAGGTTACAGTATTTCTTGTTTGAGAATTTATACTTTTGATCTTCCTTTACAAATTTGATCTTCTTTTCCAATTTAGATGTTAGTTTTTACAAAGATCTTTCTTCTAGTGTATGGCTTTAGTCAGGTTTCTGACCTCATTTTTCTTCCACAGGCTCCTCCTTCTCTAACACATTATATGGTCTTGAAAGACTCAGCATTTGTGGCCACGTCACAGAAGTATTTACTTTGGCTTCTATTCTGGAAACTGTTAAGACACCAAGGCTGGTCACTCTTGTGCTTCTGCCACACTAGCTAACACTCTTAAGGTACTCGGTAAACACTGTAAGGCGACTTCCACTTTCTTTTAAATGTCCTCTTGGAATTTTTCTTGGCTTTATACATACAAACCTTGCCCATCAGGCAGTCAACGATCTGAAACTCAAGTTCCTTGTTTACCCTCTTTATATCCACTCTACCTCaccctttgtccagaaacagaGAGAGAACAGGGAATCTTTTGACAATGCTGATACAATACCCAGCACAACAGAATTTTAGTCCACATATATAAtgccaaaataaacaaactacAATTAAGGACAAGGTGTGCCTGGACACCTGCAGGCAAGCTGGGAGAGCTGACACAAGTAGTATCAGGTGATGCAATAACATTAAGTTttatgaaggagaaaaaaaaaaaaaagtaaaatgaaatagGGAGACCAGTCTATTGACTTCAGCATCTTTTAACCTGTCAAATACAGGAATCCTCCTAAGAGCTTATGACCCAAAGCGCCCAAGTGTGTGATGTCCACTTTCCATGAGAAAGATGAGTAATTCACTTTGCAGAGATCTACTGACCAGATACTGCTAGTCACTAGAAGGCTGGTAATagctaatgaaaaatatttctatcagGCTGTCTTCCTGATtttttggattattttcttGGTTAGGGTTCGGAGGGGAGGGCTGTTTAGGCTTGagtggtttggggtttcttcATATTGCTTGTTTTACTTTCCACCCTTGTGTTTCAACTGAAATTAAACAGCCTAAGTCTTTCAGAAACAAAAGACAGAGCCGGGGGACGACTATTAGAAAAGCGCCTCCCAAGAAGCCTTGGAAAGGCAGCACAAccggggaaggggaaggggcagCGGCAGCGCCCACAGCACCAGGGCGAAGCCGAGGCCGGAGCGAGGAGCGGCCGCGGCAGGGACGGGCGACCTGTAATTAAGAGCTGATGGCCCTGATCACCTCCCACGCCTTCGCCAACTTGACAGCACGGAGAAGTGGAAACCTGTCTCACTCTAATATTCATCAGGCTCGTTTGTCAGAGGCATTGTCCGCCGACGAGCAGGAGACACCGGAGCCCCGCGCTGTCTGTAATTACAGCGCGCCGGACGGACGGGCGGACTGGCTGACAGACAGAGCGCCCCTGCCGCGGCCGGGACACTGCACCCCACCGCCACCGCGGGGAACGGGGCTCCCCGCCCGCACACCCCCGGCCCGGCAGGCCGCGGCCACCACCCCCGCCCCGGCCGGACCCGCCGCGGCCTCGCCGCGCTCCGGAAGCGGCCgcgcccgggccccgccgcccgcccgggcccCGCTCACCTGCTCGGGCTCCATggcgccggcggcgggcgcACAGTAGAGGGTGATGGCGGACAGCCCCTGTTCCATCCtcccgcccgccgcggcgccgGGGGAGGGCGGCAGCGGGCCCGCCGCGGCCCGGGGAGGCGAGAGCGGCCGGGCGGCACCGCCCGTCACACCGCCCGTCACACCGCCCGCCGGGGCGGTGCTTGCGGCCCGGCAGGGACTGGGGCGCCGCTGGCACCGGCTCCGGGCATCGCGCTTCCCTCCGCAGCCCGGCAGTAACCGGGGCCGGGAGCGAGGTGGGGAGAGGCCAGAGGCGGCCGGGCTGCCAGGGACAGCCGCGCCGCCACAGAGGCGGAAACATTCCCCACTGCACCGAGGGAAAAGCACACGTCCTGGGGCAACGCACACATCATCTTCCCGAAATAGCGTGAAGCCCTgcaaaataatagaataatatTTTAAGAAGCAGATGGAGTTCCTTGACAGTAGTTAGGGGCCTTACTAGCCCAGGACCACCCTTGCTTAGCCTTGCAGGATTGGGTGTTGGTTCAGGCAACTCAGCCCTTTGTAAAGAACGAACCCTCGGAGGTTCCTTGAAGTGCAGACCAAGAGTGCCCTGGCCCGTGGGCTGCGGCTGGGTGGGAGAATAACATGCATGCCCAGGAGGGTGGGAGAAGTGTTTGCCAGGTAAGAGATTTGCTCAGCTACTCCTGGAGAGAGATGAGAACCCTTCTGCCTCCAGGGTATGCGGATCCCGGCAAAATGTACATTAGTAAATGTCAACTACCAGTGAAAACAGCTGGAGGTGGAAGCATCTGAAACATCCTTTTTATGGGATTAAGAAGGGAGtagttttaaattctttttggGCTTGGAGTGGGGGGACTAGTACCAATGGCTGCAACATGCACTTACATGACAGCAAGAGCTGTCTTTCAAGCCTTCATAATTAAGAATAGTTTCCAAAAAATATAGCACAATATGGGCTCTTAGACACTTTCTTAGTCACATTATCAAAGCATAGTCCAGAGCCCATGACAAAAGCCCAGGTAAAGTACAGATTTAGATTATGCTAGCATAAAGGAGAAAATGTTCCCTTGTGAAAAGGGCTGACATATAATGTATGATTACAGAAACAAAGCTTACAGAATGAAAGGTTAGAATATTATTTTAGACAGTACAGGGCTGAATATTTGcttacaaataaacaaatatggAGCTGAATATTTGCTTGCAAACAAACATACATCACTTAAAGTTGCAAATAAACTAATATTAGGATACATATTTCTTACCCTTAACAGAGTATACATTCTGTTTAGTGAAGGCCTTGCTCGAATAAAGTAACAGCCCCTCAAGAGCAGCATTAAATCAACCAAGCAACCCACTTTCCTTCACCTCTGCTGTGGTTATAGCAGCTGTACAGTCATATTGAACTTAATCTTTCACCTCCCAGAACAATTGGCATGATGTGCAACTTGGACAACTTTAATAAATTTAGCACATTAATGTTCTAAGTCCTATGGGAAGGTAAAGAGTTAACAAATAAAGCCATAGCTGTTTGTGCGTGCTAGTAGTTAATTGTCCAGCTTCTACCACACAGCTATCTATTGACCACCATAACCATTTCCTCTTAGcaagctgctcagcagcagcccgAGCTCAAACAGCTCAGACAAAAGCTTGTCTGACAGCAGCAACAGCTTTCAGCAAGATATACACAGGGAAGACAGACCTCAGTCTTCCAGCATTTCCAGTGAATTTTGCTTGACTCCAGCTCTTTACGGCTTTTGTATGCTAGACAAAACTTTTCTGCAGACTTTTCCGAGATACCACAGAGGATAAGGACAAAAACTCTAATGcaagaaaatgctgctggaagTGTTGTTACACATTTGCCAGGAGAGTTATTTGCCTCAAGTAAtgaaaggcaaaggccatgTAAGTCACCAATCCATTTAGACATGCTCCTATACAGGTGAACTCTTGTTCTTAGTGCCTCCATCATGGATGTATTTTTCCAGACTTGAGCTCCTCAGGCCATTTTTCTAAGCAGGCTCCAAAGTATTTTGTACCTGGCTTGCTAAGGTAAGAGCAATATACACTTTGTTCATTCCAGCATATATCTTAGAAATAACACATATTATACTTTAAAGGCAATGCATTCTCAACTTGCCCTTGTTTCTGCCAACCTCAACTAATGACAGATCTCTTTGTATCTGGTTACAGTTTTAGTACTTTGGAAATGGTGAACTAAAAGCTAAAACTAAATGTAGGCCACAAGCTGAAAATAGAGTTAAATTGTTGGTAACTTGACAGTCTGACTAAGCCTATCCTGGAGGACAGTGCTTCACTGTTCATCCTCAATATCCCTATTCATGTTTGATTTCCATCAAAAGCATTAAGCATCCACTCTCCTCTAGGGACTGCATTTCAAACCATGATTTCATACTCCTTCCTGCATGGTTTTGCATATTGCATTGGTTTATATGACTCAAGAACTGAAAATactataaaaaagaaaaatcttagtAAGCACACCACTTCAGAAGTTGAGGACAGCTCCCCAACAAGCTGGTGTTATGCAAGGATTCATTTtgttatatttaaaatacaaagattCAAATTAACTGCTACTTTTGCAGATTAATGCTATGCATAAAATGCAGTGCATTTACATAGATGGTATACTTGaatatttttcagctttctccATACACTGAACACATACCATTAATCAAGCAGGAGATAGTTTCACATTATAAACTACATTACAACATAGCTTATATTTTATTAGTGCAAGAGTCTAATTTTGTATATTAGATATCCCCTGTTAGCTGCAATCTCAGAGAACTGGCCGACAGAGGGACCCACTTATTTTAACTACTGCATTTAACTTTTATCTAGACAGCAGTAGGTGTCCATTTACACACTAAACACTGCAGTGTACTAAAATTTATAATACACCCTCTTACCCTAAGATAAGGGTAAAAGATCTTACCATATTTGCCAAGACCTATGTTGGATTTCAAGGTTCATCTTGGTCTACCCAGTTTCTGAAGTGTGCCTGTGGATTCTACCCTTTTGAGACCAACACAGTAAACTGAAATACTAAACTGCTATGGGAAATTAAGATCAGCATGTAGCCATGTTGGGGCACTATGCTCTGTTAAATACAGCTATCTCTGTTTTAAAGTTCAATACCAGCATAGAATTCCACCTAATATGCTTTAGATATTACCTCCAGAGCAAAAGAACTGCTTATCTGGTAGCCTGGTATGAAGATTATCTTCAGCATATGAGACAGTTTGATATCTGCACACCTGTATTTTTTCAGTCCCTTGATTCTTTGTGTATAGGGGAAGAATTATGCAATTCTATACAACAGAGTCCTGTACAAACTGAGCACAGCACATTCACATTCTAAAAATGCTCCACAGACAAGCACCAACAGCACATTTTCAGCTACTGAACTATTACAGTATCTATGCCAAACATGAGTGATAACAGAccttagaaaaaaacaaactaagaAAATAATCTCATTACATACTGAAAGGACAGTTAAAAGGAACTGAAGACACAGGACATTCCCTTGTTTATAAccacttaaattttattttacagtataTTTGTGACATTTTATGTTACTATAACCAAAGATCAGGGTTGTTTACAAATATAATGGCTGCCATTTGATGTAAACGATTAAAAAGTGTctctaaatattaaaattttacatcatgattttgttttattaaattgAATTGCTCTTTGTGCCATCAGTTATTAGTGGAGAAGAACTAATTTAAGCAAAAATAGTTTTCAGAAATTAGATGTAGAAACTGAGAAGCCTGGATAAGATTTCAAAAGACCACTCTCTCATCACTGtacaaaggaagaaagcaaattcaTTCACTGAAGTTGCAATGAAGAGTCAACCAAGTCCATTTGTATTAAGGCTTCTTTACATATTATTGAATCCCATCATGCCTTTCATATTCCCAGCAGCACCTTGTTGAAATTGTCTCATCATTGACTGCAAACCAGCCATGCCACCTGCAGAAAATAAGTGAGAACATGAATGTGTTGATGAACTCTGAAGCACACCTCTCTTGCTCAAGGCATCATTACTGTACACACACTATTCCAGCAACGGCCAAAGGCAGAAGCCAAAGACTGTCAAACCAGGTTTAAATAGCTATTGAAGATAAAGAACTGAGTGACTAATTACAGAAAGGTCTGAAAAACACCAGGCTTTATGTAGGTTTTAAGATGACTCATGCATTAAGAGctagacagaagaaaaaaaacctgatgGAATGACTATTATCAATAAGTATTGGAGTCCTTATTTGTCAAATTTAATTACTTGAGCAAATCTTAGAAAAGAAGGGAAGTCTAGGAAGATTTGTTTTACCACAGACATCCTTCACCATTCCAAATCATCATTTTGAGTGCTGAATCCAAATGAAAGAGTAGACTAAGTACTGCCAAGTGCAAAGTATTTGTACTAAACTTTTTGATTCTTCTTAGAAAACCCTAGAAATACTTAATACTGATAAATAGTGCAGATAGCCTCCCATCCCTTTCCTCACTTCTGTATCTCAAATGCTCCACTATAATTGACAGTCTTCTCTTGAAGCTGTAAAACGTCAGCACATACCCATATGATGAAGAACTCTTGGATCCATCATCTTTGCCATCTGCTGATTCAGTTTGGCCAGCTGAGAAGGGTTTACGTTCTTGGACATATCACCGcctaaacaaaaagaaaagagcaaTCATAAGAAAGTGGATTAACTAATGCTgctagaaattaaataaatccaaATGTTACCTCCAAGTTCTAGATTCAAATCCATGAGCTCATTATTAGCCACTAAAAGTCAATTTAGGACCAACAGTCTCTGCACTCCACATAAGAGACTGAAGTGTTTGTACCGTAGCAGAAATCGATTCTGCTTTGGTAAAAAAATAGTAGCCTTCCTTGCCAAGTTATACACTGGTGTCATGAAAAACAGTGCAGCTCTTACTAGTGACATAAAAACTTTCAAACATGAAAATGAGTGAGCTGCAACTAATTTTCTCCTCTCCCTAATCagtattttctcatttcctcTGTGTACACACATCAAGTGACCTCCCCCTCTTAGTAAATAAATTTTAGGGTGGGGTATTGCGGTAATAAATTTTAGGtattggtttggggtttttatttggttgggtttgtttgtttgttttttacctTTGAAAAGGCCTTTGATGCCTCCCATCTTTTTCACCATCTGTGCAAACTTAGTGTATTGGGTCAAAAGCTCCTGAACATCTCTGGTAGAAACACCAGAGCCTCTTGCTACTCTTTGGATTCTTCCTGGCTGCTTACTGAAAACTTTGGCACCATCTGTACTGTCAAGTTCTGCAATTACagtgtggaaaagaaaaatccattgAGTCACTGACATTAAAAACTGTTACAACTGGTAACAAACAGCAAGTCTGTTTTTATTgttaagaatttaattttgagCCAGAGAATAAAAACTTTGTTTAAAAAGTGACAATGCAAAATTTTACATAAATCATTGAGACAGAATATTCTAGGAAGTAATACTAAAAAGCTCTTATCTTCCTATGTTAATcaccatgaaagaaaaaagctgtgTGAATAAATTACGCTCTTAAGCCATATTGATGGGTTTAGCACAAGGGTAAGAGCATACTACTAAAGGAATTATGGGGCTACAAACAACACTTTAAATTCCAGAGACCAGGCTAAGTCATAGGTAAATTTGAGGGTGGGTAGAAAAAAGACAGCAATGCCAGAATAAAGATTAACATACCTTATTAATTTACAAGTATAGCATTAATAATTTATGAACAGTTACAATACAATGAAGAAAAGTACATTGATTTCCAATAGAATGGAAATTATCTGAAATCCCACCTACTCTACACAAGACAGAGCAATAACAGGCAAAGTATCTCTAGATATTTAGATTTGTTAAGAAATTTGGAGACACATGTAGTCCTTGCTATTCCCAAGAATGTTAAATATCTCTTGTTATTTTCTATCATTATACATGCGCTGATataaatttttgtttccagaaAGATCTCTCTAAATAAGCTTGTTCAacaatcaagaaaaaaaatagtgggTGAAATATGTATTACCTTGGTCATTCATACTGTCCATTATAGTCATGAGTTTCTTTAGCCTTGCCATCGATTCCTGTTCATTGCCTTTACTCATGAAGTCAGTTCCAAAACCAGGGATCATGCCCTTGTTTCaagaatggaaaacaaaagctgTGTCAGAATAGGCAAATCTAATTTTAACTAAGCAGAAAGAAATATAGACAACAACTGTTAGTTCAGTAGATGCATACTGCAGTAGGCAAATAACTtcacctttttaaaaaacagaacacagattacaacaaatttaaattaagagttttaaaataaaattattttggggaTAACTAACCAAGATCTGACTGAATGGTCCCATTTTCATGATGTTTTGGAATTGTTCATACATATCTCTTAATGTAAATTGACCTGAAgcacaacaacaaaagaaaagttAGCAGAAGTCACACTAGCATTTTGCTCTTAAGCTCCTTTTTTAATTAGTCTTTGTATTCATAAGGTAAATACTATACTACATAGATAAGTAGATAAATCTCTTCACTAAACAGTTTCAGATGGCAGATGCTGAACCATTAAGCTAGTTATTCTGCAGTTGTACTCTGACAGACTTATCATTTGAAAAGCTCCATTTATTTGGCTGCCACATTTACTGGAGAAAGAATAACTATTCCTCACTGTACACATGAACAAGTTGTTTGTGTCCACACACAGCACAAATTAACTCAGTGGTCTCTGTCACTGAGAACCTGCCATGGTCAGGTCACTATAATGCATCTGCTATTCAGACCTTGGGAATAACTTACCATGTTTTAGCTTTTCTATGAGTGCTTCATTATCATCCAACTTTAACTCATTTACTTTATctatcaatccttcaatatcaCCCATACCTGGATAAACAAAACATATCTGAAATTACcattaaaaaatacactttGACTTTCTATTATCCAATTCTAAGCGTCTTTTAAGTACAGTTGTACATTGAACATACCAAGCAGCTTGCTGATGAAAGGCTGTGTTTTAAAGGGTTCAAAGTCATCTATGTGCTCGCCAGttccaataaaaataataggaCTCTTTGTGGCAGCAACTCtgcaataaaatatattttatgaaatGGCCTCTCAAACACCATCCATTTTTTATACTATAATCAGCTAGGCATCATCAACACTATGCATTCTGTCTGAAGTATCTGCCTTACTCCTCAAACTATTAATGAAAAAACACCTAGCACTTGGATATTTAGCTCAGAGTAgttaaaaagatttttctgtaattaatactttataaaatacaaactcttttggaaaaaatcagaaatagagGTTGCTAATTTTCATTGCTGAGTTTATGAAActtgagagaaaagaaagaacaataaATACTCTCCAGTTTATCCTAATACTGGGATATCACTGATACATACACTGATACTAATGATAATACTGTCAGATGATAGGCATTGATTACAATTTTGTCAAGGTACCTTATAGCAAAGACAATCTCATTTTCAACACAGGGAAAAGCTCAGACATAAGAAAACTCAAAACCTTTCCACCACACTGGCACTATCTTTTAGATAAAACTTAAGTTTCCAGTCCACAGACAGTACAGAGCAAACACAGCACACTTAAAGCACACAACCACATGACAACTTGAAAAagagtaaaatgaaaatatcaaaAGCTTTAGTCTTCCAACATTGTGctataaataaagcaaaatacacGTGGCAGTTTAGGAACTCTAACACTTCAGGTCAAAGATAGGAAAGGATTTAGCAAGTCACAGTCAGTTATTTTGACTGTTTTGACAAAAAATCTCAGCTCCAGACAAACTGTATCATTGAAACAACCATATAAGGCTGAAGATAAAATATAGAATTTTCTGGTCACAACTCTGTCAAGATACAGCACATGGGAAGTACAACAAGAATGAATTTGGGTATGACGGCAGACAACTTCTCATCAAGTTTCTGGACACCGCCAATCCAGAAGTTTGATCTGCATTATAGTTTTAAGGTCACTAGATATGATGAGGTAGAGTTTCTCCCCTTTTGGAAAAAACTCTTGAAATGCAAAACTCTTAATTTAAGTCATACCTGTTGAGCCCAAATTTATCTTTCTGGAAAAATGCCTAACACACAATATGCAATGAATATTGCTTGACACTGATTTCAGAAGACAATAGTCTGACCTGTGACAATATAAACTACTGTAGTGAAAATGCATCCTATCACTGAATGCTGATTTAAGTATCATCAACAGGTGATCCTAGCCACCAGAAGGATAAGTGTGACTGTGGCTGACTTACAATCTGTGCAGTGTGACAGTGACACTTCCACAGGACACTAACGCACTGCATGGCTGGCCGTGCACAGCCAGAGGCTGGACACTTTCATAACACAGTACTCACGCACTAAGAGCTCCGCCTCCTTTGGCATGTCCATCCAGCTTAGTAACAATAACAGAAGCTACATCTACTTTGTCTTTGAAAGCTTTAGCTTGAGCTTCACAAGCTTGGCCAATGGAAGCATCCATCACATAAACAATGTTATCTGGTTGCTAGGAGAAATGAGATACACAAAGTAATAATTTCCTGCTCTCCTAAACAATTTTCATGcatcattattattatatatgTTCAGTAGCAAATTTTACTGCAATAACAGTATTTAAAGAGCTGTATGCTAGAGTTTAAAACAGAACCACTGTTTTATGAACAGTATCATCTAAGGACCATGAAAAAATTGGATGCTGTATGACTATATGATTTGTCTACAACACAAAGCATTACAGTTTAATAGGTTTATGCTTATTAGTTATGATTCAAGTGATTTTAGCTAGTATCTTGAACCAATTAGATAATTAGAATCTATAAGCATTTAATAGAAAACATCTTCCATTTGGTTTTACATTCAGATATTTAAGCATCCATTCCTCTAAAAATAAGTTAGCCATTTGCAAGAATTGTGTGGGAAGTGTCATACTGTCATGGAAGACCACAGAATCAAACAAATAGCCAGACTTTTTAAACCCATACAAACAACAGCTTCATTTACATATCAAAACTGTTGAAAGTTATCCAATCATCTTCTCTGCTTCAGTACAATTATTTGTGACAATCACAGAAAGTTTAGTATTCACAGTTAAAGGAAACCAGATCAGACTGGTTCTTTAATATAGTTTTTCAATGCAAAGATCCTGAAAAGGAAAAGTTAAAGCAGGAATGGCAGTCTGGTTATATGCAAGCATCCTTGAACAGAAGAATAGAAGAATTAAAACGGTCACAAAACTAACAAGCACTGGTCATTCAGCCTTTGCTTATTCACACCTGTTTGTAATTTCTAATATAATCTATGCACACAGAACATTAGGATAAAGATTAATCAACTATCATCAATTGCCAAGTTACTGTATTTCTCAAAACTACTCACTATGGCATTAGCAACTTGTAACATTTCTTCAAACAAAGAGTCTTCTTGTTTGTGACGCCCACTTGTATCAACAATGATTATTTCAAAGTTTTCATTCTTAAATTTCTCAACACCTTCTGAGGCAATTATTACAGGATCCATTTCTGTGTAACTGATCAAAAAGAGAAACAGATTTAGAGTTAACAAGTTCATAGTCAAATGACGAAATTCTGAATCTCTATCTGGATTTCAAGAGGGAAATTTCCTCTTAGGTAAAGCAA carries:
- the LOC110477191 gene encoding signal recognition particle subunit SRP54 isoform X1, producing MVLADLGRKITSALRSLSNATIINEEVLNAMLKEVCTALLEADVNIKLVKQLRENVKSAIDLEEMASGLNKRKMIQHAVFKELVKLVDPGVKAWTPTKGKQNIIMFVGLQGSGKTTTCSKLAYFYQRKGWKTCLICADTYRAGAFDQLKQNATKARIPFYGSYTEMDPVIIASEGVEKFKNENFEIIIVDTSGRHKQEDSLFEEMLQVANAIQPDNIVYVMDASIGQACEAQAKAFKDKVDVASVIVTKLDGHAKGGGALSAVAATKSPIIFIGTGEHIDDFEPFKTQPFISKLLGMGDIEGLIDKVNELKLDDNEALIEKLKHGQFTLRDMYEQFQNIMKMGPFSQILGMIPGFGTDFMSKGNEQESMARLKKLMTIMDSMNDQELDSTDGAKVFSKQPGRIQRVARGSGVSTRDVQELLTQYTKFAQMVKKMGGIKGLFKGGDMSKNVNPSQLAKLNQQMAKMMDPRVLHHMGGMAGLQSMMRQFQQGAAGNMKGMMGFNNM
- the LOC110477191 gene encoding signal recognition particle subunit SRP54 isoform X4; the protein is MVLADLGRKITSALRSLSNATIINEEVLNAMLKEVCTALLEADVNIKLVKQLRENVKSAIDLEEMASGLNKRKMIQHAVFKELVKLVDPGVKAWTPTKGKQNIIMFVGLQGSGKTTTCSKLAYFYQRKGWKTCLICADTYRAGAFDQLKQNATKARIPFYGSYTEMDPVIIASEGVEKFKNENFEIIIVDTSGRHKQEDSLFEEMLQVANAIQPDNIVYVMDASIGQACEAQAKAFKDKVDVASVIVTKLDGHAKGGGALSAVAATKSPIIFIGTGEHIDDFEPFKTQPFISKLLGMGDIEGLIDKVNELKLDDNEALIEKLKHGQFTLRDMYEQFQNIMKMGPFSQILGMIPGFGTDFMSKGNEQESMARLKKLMTIMDSMNDQELDSTDGAKVFSKQPGRIQRVARGSGVSTRDVQELLTQYTKFAQMVKKMGGIKGLFKGGDMSKNVNPSQLAKLNQQMAKMMDPRVLHHMVCDFLGEKIASVLGISTPKYQYAIDEYYRMKREEEEEEQENKMSEEAERQHQEQQNKQQAEAPVQTDQPGATACSSFVNVNFENEGDCPPTAENKQDVVPIPP
- the LOC110477191 gene encoding signal recognition particle subunit SRP54 isoform X3; this encodes MVKGSLSLVAALREMSVLWRQCVPKFAWKVLNAMLKEVCTALLEADVNIKLVKQLRENVKSAIDLEEMASGLNKRKMIQHAVFKELVKLVDPGVKAWTPTKGKQNIIMFVGLQGSGKTTTCSKLAYFYQRKGWKTCLICADTYRAGAFDQLKQNATKARIPFYGSYTEMDPVIIASEGVEKFKNENFEIIIVDTSGRHKQEDSLFEEMLQVANAIQPDNIVYVMDASIGQACEAQAKAFKDKVDVASVIVTKLDGHAKGGGALSAVAATKSPIIFIGTGEHIDDFEPFKTQPFISKLLGMGDIEGLIDKVNELKLDDNEALIEKLKHGQFTLRDMYEQFQNIMKMGPFSQILGMIPGFGTDFMSKGNEQESMARLKKLMTIMDSMNDQELDSTDGAKVFSKQPGRIQRVARGSGVSTRDVQELLTQYTKFAQMVKKMGGIKGLFKGGDMSKNVNPSQLAKLNQQMAKMMDPRVLHHMGGMAGLQSMMRQFQQGAAGNMKGMMGFNNM